AACATTACTAAATAGAGAGAAGTAGAGTGAAGAGAAAGTTTTGGTCACACACTAGAACGTAAGGAAGGTTCAACCACCAGAAATCTGTCTCAATGTTTGGTTGCTTTTCTCTGAACTTGTTGACCAGCATTTGATCCCCAACTTCTCTGTGTTTTGAACTGCgatttttattcaacacagcATGCTTATCAGATTTCATGTGAGTTTCCCGGTTTCCTCTTCTGAATCTTGGAAAATGTTGACTCTCCAGCATTGCTGATTGTTGCAAATTTTCTACTTCAACTAAAGGCCTCTCTAGGCTAGGTTCCTGGACAGcacctaaaaatttaaaaatttatcgaatGTATCAAATGTAAAACAATGTCTACATGAACTTCGTTTGTTACAGATAATCCAGGAAGCAAAAGATAGCCACCACCAATTTTTACTGATTACATATAGTTGAGAATTTTAGTAAACTTTAAACCATTAATGGCCGTTAACTGCAATGGGATGTCCCTGTGATATCCGATTAATGATAGAGttgggaaacaaaaaaaaaataaaaaatttccatttGTTAAACCACGATATAAGCAAAACTTTTTAATCCTTGGGAATTTTGGTGACATTACCAGTTCTCCGTTCAGCATTTCCAACTCTTATTTTCATTCCCAAATCCGATCCCTGCCTTTCTTCCTTCAACATCTTCCCATCTTTTTTCGATGTTGAATCTTGCGTTAGTGATAtcatttcatcatcttcctttaCAGTCCTGTAAGTGCTTTCAGGATTAACACTATGCCGTCGCTCCAGCTGTTGTTCAGGGTCCAATAATTCTAAACCGTCATCACTGACAGTTCCATCTCCGCGTATTCTACCTGCACGACCCgagcttctttttttcttgttaggCACTTTACGATCTCCAGTACCTTGAAAACCCTTAGGACCATCAATTGACTTCGTTGAAGGGCTTCTAAATTTTAACTTCTTCTTAAACATCAAGGCTCCATTCGGACCttttgaatccaaattatccCTATTTGCCCCATTTTCAATCTTCCCAGACTTCCCAAGATAATTAACATAAGATCCCGGTAACTTCTCTGGAAGCGAATCCAACCTCTTCTGCAAGTTATTCAATGTTGCactcatttctttctcaatgCCCGCTCTATGCCTAGATATCGCAGTCTCTTCGTCAATTTCATATTCgtcctcatcatcttcctcctccaccTTTGCCTCACTCTTCCGCGCTTCCCTAGCCATCGCTcttatttcttcaattttcctTTCCAATTCAGAGTCATGCGCAAAAACCACGTTGCTTGCACCAGATATGATTCCATTTTTATTCACCAAAAGTTTCCCTTTGTTGCTTTCGGTAATACTCGAATCCAAATTATCCAAATTCCTTTCTTTTCTATCAGAATTGCCACTTCCCATTATCCAAACCGAACATACTGTTTGTAACACGAAGACCCCAACAAAATACGCACCGTATTTTAGGACGGACCCAGCCGAAAGTTTACCGAAAATGCCATCGTATTCAACAGATGTCTCGGACGCTCGAAATTCCTCGACTTTATCGCCCTCTCCGGGGTCGGCGGCTGCCTTTGTGTCGCCGGAGATTTGTTCGGTTAGGGACTCCAAATCTAGGTGAGTCTCGGTTTTGGTTTCGGGAGATATGATGGGAATTACGGGGTTTGGCGAGGGTTTAGTTAGGGTTTTGAGAATCTTGGGGCGGAGATAGTTTTTTCTACTCGTGGGTTTTCGAAGAGAAGCCGCTACTAATGGCTTCGTTCGTGTGGCAGCGGTAGGGTTAACGGAGGGTGTGAGGGACGAGAAGGTGGCGCAACGCGCAGCTGCCATTGCTCATGTGGAAAGAAGGCAGCTCTGAGAACTGTACTGAGCGAAAAAACACCGCTTCATGGTAACGTGCGACGAGGGTGTTTAGAGTTTTGACTTGATTGGGTCACCCCCGAAAAGCCCAGTGAAAGCCCGGCCCATACGGTTCTGACATGTtggtaatattatttgaaaaattattaaaactccGTTTcgatattaaaattttaatatcttatatgatcattgaaattttatcttatatgatcattaaaatttttttaaatttttacataaaataaaataaataatttaattttttcaaattttaaaacaataataatattaaaaaataatattataataatattttattcaacttttaattttcatctcaactcatctcatcgcAACTCACTGtctaaacatcacttaaatCTTTTCAAATTATAGATAATCAGATACTTTATACgtatcatataattaaaattatttacattaatatcaaactcaaatgatacaaaattttaaaataagttataattaGGTACGAGTACCTACTTTTTAAGCAGACTGCGTGTATTTAAGAATTGtttaaatatcaattttcagataaaactttcagagattgattttttttaaatattgtgaaAGGGGTAGTTTtagtctcatttgtttttacaatccatttcaactcatctcatctaatcattacaactttttcaaattcacatataaaataaataaacaacttttcaaatctcaaaacaaaactaatattaataaattatattctaacaatattttattcaatttttaatttttatctcaaccaATCTTATCTCGTCTTGTCTTATCTCATTTGTGAAAACGAGAAAAAATATGTCCTAACTTGAGaaagtttcatgaaaaataaatttattggaCTTCAAAAAATCAGCAGatccattaaaaatatgtttagttagaagatttttttttaaagttattatgttttttttgttatgaaaatcaaaataattcttttgatgataattattttcaagtttattttaatagattagGCTTAAACAGGTGTTGTTAGTGATTATATTGCCTACACAAAGTGCATTCATTCCAGAAAAACTTATAATCGATAATATAATGGTGTCTTTTGAAATTTTGCATTCCATGAAAACAAGGCAGAAAGGATCAATATGTAGTATGATTTTGAAACTTGATATATCAAAGGCCTATGATCGTATTGAATGGTCTTTTTTGAAAGCTATGAAGAAGAAATTAGGCTTCTGTGAAAAATGGATCAAGTTGATTACGAATTGTTTCATTTCAATTTCCTATTCCGTTCTATTAAACGGAAGACCTAGGGCAAGATTTTATCCTTCTAGAGGCTTAAGGAAGGGATATCCACTTTCACCCACCTATTCATTTTCTGTGCAGAAGGGCTAAGTGCGCTCCTTAATGCCTCAGATATGGTTAGAAATACAAAAGGGGTTACTGTATGTAGGGGAGGAACCAGAAtaaatcatttactttttgctaatgattgtgttttgtttggaagatcAAGAATTGATGAGTGGTACAAGTTATTGGGTATTCTTTATAAATACGAAAGGGCTTCTAGGCAGTTTTTAAACAAGAATTAAACCTCCATGTTCTTTAGTTCCAATACAAGAGAATAGGCAAAGCAAACTATCATGGAAGTGGTAGGAGCAACAATGAGTGACAACTATGAAAAATACCTAAGTCTCCCAGCTTTGGTgagaaaatcaaaatatcatacaTTTAGGGGTATTAAAGAAAGAGTGTGGTTTAAAATTAACAACtagaaaaatcttttttatcacAAGCaggtaaagaaattttgataaagGTTATGTTAAAAGCTATACCTACATACACAATGAGCGTGTTCAAGCTACCAAGATGTTTAtgcaaagaaattaatattatgcTATCAAAATTCTGATGGGGCAACCAACAGCAAGAGAATATAGTGCAGTGGAGAAGTTGGGAAAGAATGAGGATGCAAAAGTCAAAGGGTGGCCTGGGATTCAGAGATTTAGATAGTTTTAATTCAGCTTTGTTAGCAAAACAAGGATGGAGGTTTCTTCAAAACCCAAACTCAATGGCAGCAaagatttttaaagaaaagtgcTTCAAAGATTCATCCCTATTGGAATCTAAATTAGGTCAGCAACCATCAATGATATGGAGGAGTGAATGAGAATCAATTGGATTGCTTAAAGAGAGACTTAGATGGAGGGTAGGAAATGGAAATAACATTAAGATATCGGGTAAATAGATGGATACCCTCTCCATCATCCTTTTTTGTCCAATCTCTAGTAAAAATCCTTAGTGCAGATGCAAAAGAGTGAAGGAATTAATCAATCATTACTGTAGATAGTGGGAGTCAGAACTGGTACAAACTATTTTCATGAAGGAAGAAGCAGAGAAAATTTGCAACATTCCACTAAGTAGAGTAGCTTCTGAAGACAAGTTGATATGGGGGTACATTCCGAAAGGAATTTTTTCAGTCAAAAGTTCTTATTATGTTGAGCTTGAAAGGAAGAAGAGACTATATGGGGAAACCTCAATGGAGAAGGAAATGGATGACAGATGGAAGAACATTTGGGATTTGCCTATCCCTAGGAAGGTTAAGATGTTTATGTGGAAAGCAGGAAATGAGTTATTAgctactaaaaaaaatttgttttgcaAAAGCATTGTAGATAACCCGTATTGTCCTATATgccaaagagaagaagaaaatatggtTCATGTTCTATGGAATTGCCCTGCAGCTAATGATATCTGAGCTGATGTATCTAGTCTAGTTCAGAAATGGAATATGGAAGAAACTGGTTTTCTGAAACTATGGGGAAAGTTGATGAAGAGACTTGCCACAACAGAATTGGAATGGATAGCCACAACAAGGAGGAGAACCTGGTTTAGAagaaatgaatttgtttttgaaaacaaattttgTAGTCCTACAAATGTTATACAGTCAACAAAAGATATGTTGACAGAGTTTAGATTAGCTCAAGAATTTATACAGCCATAGAGAACTACACCCATTGCAGAAGAAAGTGAATTAATATGGAAGAAGCCTCCTTAAAACTTTGTGAAAGTTAATTGAGATGCATCTATAGATAAAAAAAGGTAGAAAGATGGGAGTTGGGATTGTTATTACAAATGGGGAAGGAGAGGTGTTGGCAGTAGTATGTGAtcaaaagagtaatgttatccAACCAGATTTAGCAGAATGTCTAGCTCCATGGAGAGTTTTAGAATATTGTTGTGACCTGAAAATTAGTCATGTCATTTTGGAAGGAGATGCATTGTCAATTGTACAAGCTATTAACAACACAAGGAGGAAAATATGGCTTGGTTTGGACGCGTCATTTAAGCTATCGAAAGAACACTGTCATATAGAGAAAGCTGGAAAGTCCAGTTCACCCGTAGGGAAGGAAACTCTGGCACGCTCTCTAGCAAAGGCTGCTGTGAAGTTGGATGATGAACAAATATGGGTCAAAGAATATCCATAATTTACTTCTAGTCTTTTGTTAAAAGACAAGTTATGTAATGGATGATTCATTTGATTATTTGgaaacgaaaatgattttttttttttttaaaaagaagaaaagagtgaaaaagattCGAAAGAAGAAACATTGCTTGGTAGGGTTGGATAATGGGTAGTCAGCAATCTTGCCTGTAAGTAGTCTAATATGTGTCCCTTAAAATCTATTAACGTGTTGGAGTAATGCAAATGATtggatataaatcatttttccaaATTCGGAAGCCTTCTTGACGGCATCATTTTTCTCAAACAAAGGTTAGAAACCTTCCTGTTCTACACAATGCGAGCATTCCTAATGGGTTATGTAAGAGTAAAACAAACccatgtttttgtaaaatttgaaggaaatagTTTAAAATAGCccatcaattatttattttatctaggGGTGACAACATATGATATGACTTGTGAATCCAAaatgaacatgacatgaaattaacaggtttgagtttgatgttaacgggtttgggtcaaaatgggttgactcATTAAAACACGATTTATAAAACGAATCAACTTGCTTAACATGaaatctcgtttgttttcataactcatatcaacttatctcatctaatcattacaactttttcaaaatttcacacaaaataaaataaacaattacactttttcaaatctcaaaacaaaaataatattaacaaatatattagaacaatattttattcaatttttaattttaatctcaactcaacttatctcatcttatctgtaaaaacaaacaagattgaaatcaacccgttttgacccatctagaatttatttcaaaattaaaatttgattattgttaagttataatattgaaatttctgAGTATGCTTATgtgtttattgtttttattgttgagattgtaattttagatctatgctcatatttgttattgtatagtttgtaatattggttttattatatgttaagatttgaaaatattgatatatatatatatatatatatattttaagatattatagttattaataaatatatattttaatttttatgtaaaattatattaattatgtgaAATAAGTTATGCGTTTTAGTtcaatctatttatataaaagaaacatGTTTAAATGAATAGTGTCatgttaacatttttttaattaattattaaacgggtgacacaacacgacccgttatttaaatggattggattagaatttgaaagtttgacacgttTAACTTAACGGTTGGATTCAGATTGACCTATATAGTTGAATGttcataacttgacatgacacgaaTATGATTTGCTAcccataattttatcattaatattcAGTTTGCTACAGTACCACCTCTACATCTATGGGACACTGGACatacttgtataaatatttaattcatttctctCTACTTTCTACTTTATACTTTTTTCTTCACTACAGGAAGTACTCTTTATTCATTTCTCTATATACTCTCaactttatttgaaatgaataaaacatattaaaaaatataatatttaaatgatataaaaaatagataagttgatgtatgata
Above is a genomic segment from Juglans microcarpa x Juglans regia isolate MS1-56 chromosome 1D, Jm3101_v1.0, whole genome shotgun sequence containing:
- the LOC121268493 gene encoding uncharacterized protein LOC121268493 is translated as MAAARCATFSSLTPSVNPTAATRTKPLVAASLRKPTSRKNYLRPKILKTLTKPSPNPVIPIISPETKTETHLDLESLTEQISGDTKAAADPGEGDKVEEFRASETSVEYDGIFGKLSAGSVLKYGAYFVGVFVLQTVCSVWIMGSGNSDRKERNLDNLDSSITESNKGKLLVNKNGIISGASNVVFAHDSELERKIEEIRAMAREARKSEAKVEEEDDEDEYEIDEETAISRHRAGIEKEMSATLNNLQKRLDSLPEKLPGSYVNYLGKSGKIENGANRDNLDSKGPNGALMFKKKLKFRSPSTKSIDGPKGFQGTGDRKVPNKKKRSSGRAGRIRGDGTVSDDGLELLDPEQQLERRHSVNPESTYRTVKEDDEMISLTQDSTSKKDGKMLKEERQGSDLGMKIRVGNAERRTGAVQEPSLERPLVEVENLQQSAMLESQHFPRFRRGNRETHMKSDKHAVLNKNRSSKHREVGDQMLVNKFREKQPNIETDFWWLNLPYVLAIFMRRGSDHEGQAGFYNLKFGSQAQEQSNSSYTVAFEDRVDARNFCFLLEDFFKDLGDFSADILPLSIKELHEAVKANAMKVVVVKKRQLQLYAGQPFADVEMALHSLVKGDQNAPMRNS